CTCGACGGCAAGAGCCGGTGGCGCGCGATCCCTCGATTATGGGTCTGTGTTGAGCAGTCTACAGACTTCTGCAAAAAATCAATCTGCAACGGATGACGCGAAAACCCAGTTGCAAAAGGCTACAACTTCCGCGGCCGCCAACACAAATGCAAAGGGAGCGGCGGTTGCTGTAACCGCCGGCAAGCAGAGCGCGCCTGCAACAACCCTTACGAACGCGGATGCGGAAATTCAAAAGGTAGTCGCAGCCAACGTCTTGCCCCCGCAACCTGGTGCTGTTGCTGCGGTTGCTGGCAAGCCCGCGACGAACTCTTCATCGAAAACTGCAACCTTGAAATCGGTCCTTGACTCGACCCAGATTGGCGACATCGCCCGCGTCAACGCGCTAACAAAAACTGCGCTTGATGATATTCCCGATCCAAACTTTTCAGCGATCGCGGCGACCATTAAATCGTGCAGCGCTGGAAAGTAGAGCTTTAGGGTAGGCCCAGGTAGACCTTTCGCGCGCGTCGGAAGCCGCTGTCCGCGAGCTCACGGGTCCGCGGCAGGTAGGCATGTCTCGCAGCATCCTGTCACGCGCGCGGAATTACTATCTTCACGGTGCTAACGATCTCGTACATGTAACGCGGGTGACGGTTCCGGACGAACGTGTGCGCGAAGCCGAGCGCGTAGCGCACGAACGTTACCGTGAAGAGACACAACGAACCCATGACCGCGAGACTTTCGAGACGCTCCCCACTGAACGCGACATCGAGATTCTGCGAATGATCGGTCGCGAGTTCGATGAACTTTGCATCTTACGCTCGACACTGCAGGCAACAGATGCCGGAATGTCGTGCGCGACGATTCACCCATTGAAGTTGTCAAGGATGAGAACCAACAGCAGCCTTTACCGCTGGTCCGCAAATTCCGGCGCCGGGGGGAGCCGCCAGTGACCGTGTACGAAATGCCCGACGACGAACGCAAGGCATATTTGCGGCTTTTTAATTTTCCGCTTTCGGGTGGCTCGAAACTGAGCGACAGCGGCGATGAGTGACTGTCGCGGCGCCAAGAGGCGATAGTGAGCCCGTCAAGAATCGGCGCACCAAATGGAAACCGTTCATGTGCGGACGTCTGCTTTGGAGTATCGCGAATGGCGCTGAGGGTCGCGCTCTGCCACTCCCCACGCCTCGACTCACGCTCCTTGCAGAACGCATGAGGCAGTAGTCGGCCAAGAGGCGACTTCGCGGCCGCGCTCCCGCACTAAAGCCCGCTCCTGACATGAATAGCGGGTTGGTTGTCCGGCAAGGGAATTCAGGACGGTAACTCTCCAGCGTCAGCCTTGTCGAGCAAGGTTACGAAAGTGAGGTCGAATTCCGCAGTATGTCGACCATCACTAGTCTGCCGTTCTCCTCCGTTGACGAACACAATATGAGCCTCGCATTGTCGTTCGATCGCATCGGAAATCAGGCTAGATAGTTTTGCCTTCAGCGCATCGAACACATACATTTCCGCCTCCGCGACATCGCTGATAATCATCATGCGCTTGTCGATCGATTGACCTCTGCGACGACGAGGAATGATGCCGTCCTCCGCTTCATCCTCGGCGGCATCGAAGCCGCTCTTGATGCGGTCGATGACCTCATCAAAATCCGGTGACAACACGACGTCGAACTGCGTGGAAATATTGAAAGAGAAGTTCTGCATATGGATTCCTTCCGATGGGGCCAAGAAAATTCGAGTACTCGTGATTGTCGCACCCGTCGAAGAAGCGGTGAAGAATGGCGAACTTTTTTTGCGACGACTGGTTGCTGGAACGCAGTTATTGGCTGTTTCGGAGTTGGCTTCGGGTCGAACTGAGCCAAAACGCATCAGGCAGTAGTCGGCCAGTTTCTGTCGTTCGGCCATGCTGTCGCGCAGCCACTCAAGCGGCGGCTTCGCCTCCAAAGCAGCGCACTCAACCTCGTCGTTGTCGAAGAAGCGGTACGCCGCCATCGTCTCGCCCCAGCCCCGACACGCCTGCGGCACGCCTGCGGCACGCCAGCCGTCGGCTTGGCCGCCAATCGTTCCATCAATGTCCTCGCTCGCTTGTTCAGGCGCGCGTCGCCAAGGTCGAGGTCAGCAAATTCGGTTTCCGTCCAGTACGGTGCTTCCAGGGCCAAGGCGTTCACGCAAAAAGCGAGAGTAAATCGCGACGCGCCGAAAGTTTACAAGCCCCGACCTATCTCATTGCCCGAAGAACGTTTGTTCCGGTTTACGGTTGCGGACGGCTGACTTGTGTATAAGACAATGGCTTATGGGGTGGTTTTTGGTCGCCCAATGGTAGGCGAATGCTCTCGCGACCAATTGTGGGGTGAGGGCGTGCCGTGCCCCACCGCCGGGCCTGCCCGCGACGCCCGTTCGAGCTGCAGAGTGGGTCGTTTCCGTGCGTACTTCTCTGCTTGAGCGATTGCCCACGCATCGGGTCTGCCTGCTGGTCGGATTCCATGACCGCAGTGCGCTAGAGCGAGCAATTTCCAGACTACGTGCGCTTGGAGCTTGCGGCGCGATTTGTCGCGCCCATGGGTCTCGCTCTGGCGGTGGGGGTACCAGTGGTCGCCGCGGCTCCTTGCGCCTTCGCTATCATATGCTCCGCGATCAGTTCGGTCTGGAATCGATTGATGGTGTCGGGGTCCGTGAATATCGTCTGGGTATTGTTTTGCGCCTTATACCCTAGGCCACCTAGCGCGTTCCTCCCGCCAACAAACGTCCCCTCGCCGGACGCCGACCAATTCGTTGAGCCCTCGCCGCCGACCTTGCCATCGGCCACGAATCCCTTGGTGTGACTGATTTGATGGCTAGCCGATTGCCCGATCACAAAGTACGTGTTGTATTTAACCGGGTCCCGTGCGATATCGGAGTCGAGCAACTTCTTTTCATGAACGCCCGCTGCTTGGCTCTTGTCGAGTGTGATCATCATGGTGATGCTTGGGTCACGGGCTTGCTGCATGAGAATATCGTTGAGTTCCGGGTCGTCGAAACCAAACATATTCATGTACAGGGACACACTCGCACGTGAAAGGACGTACTTCAAGATGTCGTGAACATCGTCGCGTCCGACGTAAAACAGGTGAAAGTCCTTACTGGCGGTGGTTGAGTAAGCTTTCTCGCGCGTGTACTGCTGTAGGTCTAGCAGATCGAACGTCTGCAGCGTTTGCGTGACATCGGATATGACGTTGCTCGGGCTAACTTTTTTACGTGGCATTTCAGCGTCTCCTTGCGTGGCACTGGATAGTCGCAGCAGTTGCGGTGCGCTGCTCCGACGCAGCCGGACGAATGTTGAGGGATGGAAACACGGCCCCTCGGCGAGGGCTACTCCTTGGTCGGGGCACTCTGCTGGACCGCTTCGCCCTTGATTACCTTGGCCTGTGCTTCCCCCTGGGTAACGGCCGCGCGGTAGAGCTCGAGGATGAGGCTCGTCGTCAGCGGATTCCAGACGTCGTCATGGTCGAGCATGACCGCCTTGTCGACTTGGACCACCCAGTAAGGGAAATAGTCGGGACGCTGCTTCCCCGGCTCGGGCGGGATTGTGGCGAGGGTCATACCGTCGCCCACATAGACGGGAGGCTCCTTCGCCCCGAAGATCTTAAAAGCGTTTTCATCAGGCCCGTTAGGCGCCCATTTCTTGTTGATTCGGCATGAGTAGGGCGAGTCGTTGGGATCGCCACTCGCAGCCGGATCGTCGCAGCCATCAGAACGCGCCAGTGTCTTGCAGCTCGGCGTTGGGCGCTTCGCACCATTCGGAAAATTAGGCGAAGGATCGGACGGCGACAAGCAGAGACGATGCGTGGCGAACTCCGACACCCAACCCATGGCGTGAACGTTTTGCGATTTCTCACCGTCAATGGCGTTGTCGGCACTCGTAGTAACTTCTCGGAAAAACGGAAAGGCGTAGCGCGTTGCGTCGTCACCTTTGCTCTGAAGTGTTACGACCACGGGCAGTTGTGCGCCCCCGTACTTTTCCCCCGGGCCAACGTATCCTCCCAAGCGGCGGAGGGCGGAATAGTAGAGGGGGGCGTACCGAGTGCCCTCGAACGCCGGATTGAGTAAGACGACCAGGTCGCCGAAGGAGTAGACACGCTCGCCTTCAGGCGTCGTGAGCCCTGTCTCCATGTTACCGAGCAGCGATCGAAAGTTGATGATCGCGCCAAAGCTGTGCCCGATAGTGAGCATGTGGACCTGGCCGCAATTCGCCTCAGTACCGGAGACAGACTGAGTGCCGCTCGGGTGGCAAGAGTGGTTCAGATAGAAGCGGTGAAGACGCTCGAATAGCCCCTGCACGGCACCGGTCGATACGGTCTCCGCCGCCAGTTTTCGATCCCAAACGGAGAGATATTTTGCGGGGAAACCCAGCCCCGAATCGCCGCGCCACCCGACGAAAATCCCGACCACGCGCCTGGGGGGGATCTCCTGTTGGTCGATCTGCGCAAGTTGCCCGAGAAACGCGCGAAAGAGGACCGCGTAGTAGTTGTCCGGCTCGGAGGAGCCATGCCAGCCGTGCGTGAAGACCACAATGTCGATTGGGTGGTTCTCGTCGAGACCCTTTCCCAGATTCTCAAAAACGTTGTCAATCTCGGTCTTCCGTGTGTCCGGCTTTTGGCGTAGGTCGGCCTCCCAACCCTGATCGTCGAACTCGGTGAAGTAGAGGTCGTATGGTATATGAGCTTGTGTGTGAGCTTCAGACGGAGTGTGCCAGCACGCATTATTGCTGCCGCCAGTCTTGGGGGAGTCCACCACGCCTGCCAGGCAATCCGACATCCCCTTCGCGTCAGCGGTGACGGCATCCAACGTGCCGCATTGGTGCGGTGCTGGGCCCACCGCGTCGTCGAAAGCTTTGTAGATGCCAGCGCAAACATCTTGGCTTGGAGGCGACTCCGATGCCGCGTGGAAGGGCGGATTGCCGAAGCAGCCGGCGAGGGAGATGGCGGAAAGGATGGCGAGTGCACGTTTTGTTGCAAACATGGTTGTCTCCTGGGCACCGCAGGCGTATGGTGGGCGCGCCCGCCCCAATCCGGGAGCGTAGCGCAGCGGGGAAAGGGGGGGAACGGCCCGGCACCCGTGAGCGTGGTGAAACGCACATTTCAAGCAGTTCACCGGGATTGAAAGTCCCGCGCACGGCCCCGGGAGAAAAGATCGCAACTGTTGCGCTTTTGGGGCACATCATCCGATGCGACCCGAGGCGGTGACGTTGAGGAAACCGCCACGTGGCGTGTAATTAGCGGACACGTGGCGGAAAGAAGTCCGGAAATGCACGCGACCGTTGCTGATCCAGATCGGCCCGAAGTTAAAACGCCCCTCGGCGGGTTGCTGGAAGACTTGCAAAACTTGCTCGAAGCGCAAATGAAAGAGAGGCGTACGACCCACTCAGAGTGGAGCGGCGAAGGCTTCGCGCGGCGCATCGCACTCCGCATGGTCGGAGACATCATGCCGCTAGAGGCACGCGATATGGAAGTGTCCGCCCGCAGAGATGAGCGACTCGGCCAGTCGCATCTTTTCTTACGTCTTGGTCTCGTGGCCGGTGTGCATCGTACGACGACATGTCGATTTCTTTCTCGTTTCGTACTATGTTTTTTAATTTATGTCGAGCGGGACGGTAGCATTCTGCATCAGGGAACGCACACTCTCGTTAAGGGCTATTGGACGCCTGCCCTCATTCACCTGGCTGTGAGTGTGCTGCGGCGCGTGTGGGCAGGCGTCCAATAAGCCTCGTACGACGCTGAACGGACGTCCGGCATGTCGAAGTGGCAGTAACTCTTCGCGAAGTGAAGCGGTCGTTCGTCGGCGATGGTTACGGACGGTAATCGCCCTTTGTCGCCACCAGAACGAGCGCGATTCCACAACAGTAACTTGGCTACGGATGGGGTTTCTAGAGGCGTCGAGACCCGGACGGCGGCCTCCTAGATCTCGACTTTTCTTTTTCCGTCGGCAAGATGCCTCTGCGTGAATTTGACGAATCGACCAAGCGCATCTCCGACCGCCGAGTTCAGCGCCGGTAATTGCCGTGGCTGTCTAAACCAGTTTCGTACAAGGGCAGATATCCTGCGTCAAGGGTACCTCGGCAGCCAAAAACGACTTCGCCCATGAAGATTCGATCGTTGCCAATCCACGCAATTTGGATCGCTCAGCAATCCTGTCATCTCAAAGGACCAAAATGTTAGTGTTTATAACTTGCTAAGAGCGCAATATTGCCGATTCCTTTTTTGAATCTACTGTAAGTGTTCACGAAAATCTGATTTGAAAATCTGAGCCGAATCCGTCGAGCAGTTTTTTGACCTCGGCATCGATGGTTTCCTTGGTCCAGGTGACGAAGCCGCGCCAGTGATACTTGGCGTGCTTCCAGAGGATTTCGATGAGATTCAGTTCGGTAGCGCCAGGCGAAGCCTGGGATTGGAGGAAGTGTGTATTGCGGAAACCAGTCATTGGAATCCAGAGGGTTCGACTCCCTCCCGGTAAAGGCTAGCCACCAGCCGGAAGCGAGCCTTGCATGCGAGTGCGGTGACGCACTACTTGAAGCGTAGGCAGCAGGTACCGAAGCCATGTGATTGAGCCTCGAGATAATCAACTGTTGGTGTCTTCACTTTCCGAACACTGGGGACAGCACTGTGCGAGCCGTAATGGTGAGGCTCGCCAGACCGACCGGGGTCCGAGAGCAGGGCAAAGGTGCGAGGATGGATTCCCCAGGAACCTGGGAGGTCCTGTGTTCGACCGATCTTGTAGGGCCCTGAGGCACGGGGCGATATAAACCGGGCCACACCTTGCGGGGCTCTCCGCCGCAAGGAGCAAAACGAGGAGAGGAAGGATTGGAGCGAGCAAGCGAATCCATAAGCGACCTCGTATTCGGCACAGGAAGTCTTAGCGCCTTCATAGTACTGATGACGCCGGGGAACGCCGCTCGGGCGGACCCGGTCGAGGAAAGGGAGGCGTCGTTGTACAGAATCGTTCATGAGAAACACGGAGGAACATTGAAGCCTGAAAGCGTGTCAACGAAACAGGAACGAATAGCCGAGCTGGCGAGAAACAACCCGGCGATGACATTGACCACCTTGGCCCATCACATCGACTATGAATGGGTCAGGTATGCATACGACTGCACGCGCAAGGATGGCGCGGTGGGAGTCGACGGTCAGACCGGAGAAGATTACGCTGCCAATCTGGAGCAGAATCTGACCAGCCTGATCGACCGGCTCAAATCGGGCAGCTACCGTGCGCCGCCGGTTCGCCGTCATTACATCGACAAGGCAGATGGCAGCGGTCAACGCGGTCTTGGAATTCCTTCTTTTGAGGACAAGGTGGCACAGCGTGCCATCGTTCTGCTGATGGAGCCGGTCTATGAGATCGACTTTAGCGACAGTTCCTTCGGCTACCGCCGTGGACGCAGCGCGCACGACGCGCTGCAAGCGATCAGAAGCGGGATCACCAAGAATGGTGGGCGATGGGTGTTAGATGTGGATGTTCGGAAATTCTTCGACAGCATCTCGCACGCAAAACTGAGGGAGTTTTTAGCCCGACGGGTCACTGACGGGATAGTCAGAAGGCTGATCGATAAGTGGTTGAAGGCGGGTGTAATGGAAGGTGGACAGTTGTCCTTTTCCGAAACGGGCGCGCCTCAAGGCGGTGTTGCTTCCCCATTGTTATCCAATGTATTCCTGCACTATGTGCTCGACGAATGGTTCAGCAATGAGGTGCAGCCACGCTTGAGAGGGCCGAGCACGCTGGTGCGTTTCGCGGATGACTTTGTCATGCTATTTGCATATAAGGATGACGCGCAGCGAGTGCTGGAGGTGCTGGGTAAGCGGCTTGGGAAATACGGGCTGGAGCTTCACCCGGACAAGACCGCCATGGTCGATTTCCGCTACAGGCCGAAGTCTGCGAAGGAAGAGGACGATAAGGCGCTAGCGACGAGTTTTAACTTCCTCGGGTTCACGCATGTCTGGGTGAAATCGAGGAAGGGAGGGCCGATGCCAGGGCAACTGACGGCCAAGGATCGCTTGGCTCGCGCCCTGAAGGAGATCAACCAGCAGTGTCGCGCCATGCGGCACTGGCCGATCAGGGATCAGCATCAGAAGCTCGGCAGGATGCTCAAGGGGCATTACGCCTACTTTGGCATCAGCGGTAACGCCAAGCGCATCGGGAGGCTAAGATATTTCGCCGCCCACTGTTGGCGCAAGTGGCTATCGAGCAGATCGTCCAAAAGCACCATTCCATGGGCCGCATTCAAAGAGATACTCACGAGGTTTCCCTTGCCACCCGCTCGAATTGTGCACTGCTATACCCATAAATAAGTGAGCGAATCTGTGCAATGAAGAACCGGATGCCTTAATTGGGCTCGTCCGGATCTGTGAGGGATGGGGGCGGTAACGTCCCCGTCTACTCGGAGGCTGTAGGGCGGCAGATAGAACAGCACCATGCGATGTTCGAGAAACCATCGGTCGATTGTTTCCTGATCGATGTTGTGATGGATCGAGGCGTTGTCGAGCACCACTACGGTCGTCAGACCGGGCGTGCTTTTCCGCGCGATCTGCTCAAGGAATTGCACGACATCGGGGCGTTTGATCGTGGTCTTGCTGGTGTGATACGTCAGCAGGTTGGCGCCGAAATCCAGTGCACCAAGGACGGAGCGTTTGCAGTGCGGTTGCGGGAACACACGATGCGGTTCGCCGATGGGCGACCAGCCGCGCTGCACCGGGGGCGAAGCACTGAACCCCGATTGATCGAAGTAGAACAGCTGGCACGCACCGTCGAGTGCGGCCTGCTGTAGCTTCGCGAGGGTGGAGGCCTTCACGGCGAACTCCTCGGGGTTACGCTTTTTTTGAGCGAATAGCGACCACGCTTGTAGGAAAACCCCGCTCGTTTGAGCGCAGTCGACAAGGTATCCAGGCGGCAGGGAAACGGCACACCATGAGCTTCTTCAACGCGCTGCGCAATCTGTCTGAGCGTCATCAATTCGGCGCTGGCCGCCTCGATGGCGGTGGCGATCATGGCTTCAGACAACGAACGGGGACGTCCGCCTTTATGACCGACCAGCAGCCCACATATGCCGGATTCCCGCCACGCGCGCGCCCAGTTGTAGACCGACTGCCCGCTCACGCTGAGCTGCGCAGCCACTTCAGTCAGTTTGATCTTGCGGCCGAGCATCATCACGCCCGCGGCCCGGATGCGCATGTCGCGATGCTGGTGGTTCAACGACATCTGTTGCAAGGTCTTTTCCTCGGCTTCGCTCAGCTCTACAACACACTTCATCTGGACTCCGGCGCAATGGGTTCGCCGAAGTTAACAAAATTCAAACGCGTTTACCAGCAACACTTACATAGCCTCGTCGCCAAAGAACACGCTAATATCGATCGGTCGTTTTATCCCCGGCACGATTTCTCTCGATGAGTACTGCCACAGGGTCCATGGATTTGCACCATACAGTCCCAAATTATCGTCACCGGGGAGTGAAGCTTTCTTTAAGGTGGATAACCATATCATGTAAGGACTAAAATGTTCGTCTAAGATCGCGTTCAACATCGGCTGGCTTCCATAAATCATAGGGGTTTTGTTGAACTTCTTATTTAAGATTTTTGCCATTTCAAGAACTGCTTTCCTCGTTGCCGAGACGCCAGATTTATGAAGGCATTCGAGCTGCTGAGGGCTTTCATTTATGGAAGGTTCTTCGAGATCTATCACCGTTGGAAGCGCTTCTTCGTCAATCGCTTCGAGAGCAGACAGATACTGCATCTGGTGTAGAGCTGAAGAGCAGTAATCGAACACGACGTAGAGCCCCCGATCAATGCCCATCTGCCTAAGATACTCCCATCGCTTCGCGAACACCGGATCCGGTCCATGCCAACTGTTCCCCCTAAGATAAACGAATCGATATTGTTTTGCGAGGAAATTCCAATCTTCAATTTCCTGATGCGCTGACACGTCGACGCCGCGTATAGGATACTGTTCTGGTGCCGCGAATACTTGAATCTCAGGGTGATTCGGGACGCTACTTGACGGGACGGGCGGCAATATCGGTGCGGCAAGACCGTTACTCAAAAAAAATGGGGTTAAAAAGAAGAAGCCACCTCTTGCATTAACTCCAGCGGGTTCCATTGATCCAACCCACGGTCCCGCCAGTTGTAGAACGCCGGTTGTAGTGACAATATTTTGTGAATTAATATCTTCGTAGTCGGTTGACACTGAAGTTGCCAGCGCACCCAGTCGGACGAATCCGCCCCTTTGGACAGTTTTTCCATCGATTGCTATCCGCAAAGCCGTCGGATCAGCGCTCCCCATTTTGACACTATGAATAATCGAATCGAAAAAAATGCTACCGTCGTTCTCTTTTCCAAGTGTCGCGGCTTGCATGTCGTTAGATCCCGCTGTCATCGCGAATGCACCGCGCCCGCGCATTGTATTATCATCGATCGCTCCCTGATCCCAGCCGTAAATTGCGCCGCCATAGCAAGTGTTGATTAGCGCGAGGACGTGAAAATAGTCTGGTGAAATTGCGACGAGTTGACGCTTGAGATTTTCCAGAGGGTAGCTATGCAACGTGTCGAGTTCACTCTCCGCATTACTCAATAGAAGTGCAGCCCTCGGTGTTTCCAGCCTCTTAGGCGAGATGGGTACCCGTGAAGTTTTTCGACCGCCTTGTTGTTTCGTGTTGTGAGGCAAGGCATTTGGAAGGTGTAGTCCATGACCCGAATACGTCATAAGAAATCGCGCGAAACCGCGATATTTTTTACCTTGATTTGGAACGTATTCGTCCAAAAAATAATTCAAATTCTCTTGAGTTACGTCTTCGTTCTTCAGAACAATTATCTCGTCAAACCCCTGATCTTCTTTCAGAAATTTAGTCAAGTTATCAATATCATTTTCTACTGCCTTGGAAATTGAGTCGCCGTTGAAATGAGGGTATTTTCCTATCCCAACAACCAGCGCGATTGATCGAATATGATCACCGGGCGCGGGAGACATAGCCCATACAAAACGATCATCTATTATCGTCTTCTCAGGGCCGTACGTTATAAACTGGCAATAATTTTCATTCTTAACTTCTGCCCCATTCTCGCAAATATAGGCACGTGCGGATAAAGGAATGACGGACGTCACGCTCAGGAGTAACAAAACTATCCATTTCATGTACATATCCATGTGCCCCCTTGGCTTCAGGCCACTTTGGATACAGCCTAGGTCGAGAGAAGAAGATTCGCAAGCCCGTTAGCCTAACTCATCGTGAGAGCAGCGTTAAATCTGGCTGTAATGTGAAACTATGAAGTACTTGATAACGACAAATGTGTTTGCCCTTGAGGGCGTGCTCACCTAGACTGCTAGCAGACGGTAAAAAGCTTTAAGCGTACGTTTAAGGATTGCGGATGAAACATTCAATCATCGCATCATTATTACACTGGCCCAAGACGTTCCATCGTGCATCAACACAACGCTGCTATTCGAGGGACGTGCTTATGCTGTGCAATTTTGAACGGAGGCCAACCACTGTTATTGTAATCGCAGGCGTACTGTGGAAACTTCTTACGTTCGGCTGTTCCGCATCTGCCGAAGGAGTGCGTCGACCCCTGGTCTTTATTCCGGGCATGGTAGGTTCCGTGCTAAAAGACAAAGATGGGCGAGTTGTTTGGGGTGACGCTTGGTCATTGACGAGACTTAATGTCTTGACAATTCCGGACGGACCGAAGGACCCAGTAGATGGTTAGTTCCGACCAGCATAGTCGATAGCATAGCGTTTGGACCTTGGAAGATTAAAGAATACGCCGCACTAAGGAAGACGCTCCTGTCCTTTGGGTATCGTGAGGGAATTGACTATTTTGAGTTTCCCTATGATTGGCGGCAAAGTAATTATACGACGGCAAAGCAGTTTGCCGAATTTGTCAACAATAATAAGGTTTTGAATCAGGGTGAATTCGATATTCTTGCACACAGTATGGGAGGGCTGGTTGCGGAGATTTTTTCCAAAGAACTTGACCAAAAGCACCAAGCTCATCGGATTATCAACATGGCTGTTCCGTTTTACGGTTCAGTCAATACATTCGGTACTTTGACCGAAGGTTGGGGTAATGCCGGAAACTGGATCGCAGGCGGGCTTCTATCAATTAGAAGGTTTTCACTTTCCATTCCATCATTCTATGAACTGCTTCCGAGGTATTCGAATTGCTGTATCTTGGGTCGACCATTCGAAAAAAATCGAACGCCATACGACCCCATTGATGTCGTTAAATGGAATTATCTGAACTGGGTTCCAGGTTCAATAACAACAGAACAATCGCGTAAGGGGTTGGCGAATGCGCTGTCGGCCGCCAAGAAAATCCGCGATCTGACATTGAAGCCATATCCAAACTCAGTGATAGTTTCGTATCTCGTTGGAAGCAGTATCGAAACACGCGCGCAGTACTATGCGGTGCGTGGCGCAAGCACTGTTACCGAATACCGTTTCCGCAGCGGAGATGGAACAGTAATTGAAGGAAGTGCCTCTGCCGGAGACACAACCCGAGCATTTGTTTCAATGGCTCAGCATATGAAGATTTTCGACGACAACGCGGCTAGAGAAACGCTTCGCCGGCTTTTGAACGATGTCGAGTCACCATTCCCGAAATATTTCGGACCCAAGGAGTACAACGTGGTGACCAATTCGGGGAAAACTGTCACCGTTAAGTCTGTTGCGTTCGCACCGCATCCAAACGTTGTCGTCGCAGGACAACAGACGTCGCTAGAACTTCGCGTTATCGGTGATGCTGAAAGCGAAATGAACGATTTGAGATTGCGAGCGTCGGTCACCGATGATATCGGCGCTGAGTCTGTGCTCGTTTACTCAAGTACTCTAGATTTTTCTTTACCTAAAGCGTTAGTAGGAATTTATAAGGTCATAATCAAGGCGCCTGATCGAGTCGGAACGTTGACTGTCACATTCGACATTCATGGATTACCTACTCTGGACGAACAACTCATCGTATTACCGCACCGTTGAAGGTCAACGCTTATTATTAAGTGCACGCAGGTCGGAAGAGCGACGCTCAAGCCCCATACTGGGCCGTTGCGTTATCTTGTGCTACGCGCCTCCGCCTTGAAGCCGAAGCCGACGAACTTGCCGGCCTGTTGTTCAATTCAATGATTGCCTGCCAAGCCCATCTTGCGCGTTGGGATATCCCGCTGGAATCAACGCTAAATTATTTGCTTGCCAGACGGGAAAATGACTATTCCAAAGTGCAAGACTTGATCGAGCGGCCGAATGAAACGTTGACCGTCTTAATGCGATTTGCTCACGCACTTGAACTCGGTGAAGTCTTTGACCTCGACCTATGGAAACTTGACGGAGTGGTCTTCGCCGCTTACGTCAACTCTGTTTTTTTGGAATACGGCGAGGACATGACGAGTCATGGGCAAAATCTGTCTTGGGCGATACCAGCCCGCCGACGCCGTTGTACGTTCGAAGCCGCCGTTTCGAAGGGGCAAAGGGAGCGAGCGGTGACCCGCGGATCGACGGGCGGAGCCAATGAAACTTCGGGGCATTATCTGGTGGTTCCCTGCCTGCCTCATTCGAAGTTGCGGCTGGATGGCTATCTGTGAGCCACTGGCTTCGTTCCCCGCCTCGCATCCTACATGGGACCCGGATACGCCGAATCCAGTTCTCGTATCGGTGCGCAGGGGG
The sequence above is drawn from the Paraburkholderia sp. BL23I1N1 genome and encodes:
- the ltrA gene encoding group II intron reverse transcriptase/maturase, producing MKPESVSTKQERIAELARNNPAMTLTTLAHHIDYEWVRYAYDCTRKDGAVGVDGQTGEDYAANLEQNLTSLIDRLKSGSYRAPPVRRHYIDKADGSGQRGLGIPSFEDKVAQRAIVLLMEPVYEIDFSDSSFGYRRGRSAHDALQAIRSGITKNGGRWVLDVDVRKFFDSISHAKLREFLARRVTDGIVRRLIDKWLKAGVMEGGQLSFSETGAPQGGVASPLLSNVFLHYVLDEWFSNEVQPRLRGPSTLVRFADDFVMLFAYKDDAQRVLEVLGKRLGKYGLELHPDKTAMVDFRYRPKSAKEEDDKALATSFNFLGFTHVWVKSRKGGPMPGQLTAKDRLARALKEINQQCRAMRHWPIRDQHQKLGRMLKGHYAYFGISGNAKRIGRLRYFAAHCWRKWLSSRSSKSTIPWAAFKEILTRFPLPPARIVHCYTHK
- a CDS encoding transposase translates to MKASTLAKLQQAALDGACQLFYFDQSGFSASPPVQRGWSPIGEPHRVFPQPHCKRSVLGALDFGANLLTYHTSKTTIKRPDVVQFLEQIARKSTPGLTTVVVLDNASIHHNIDQETIDRWFLEHRMVLFYLPPYSLRVDGDVTAPIPHRSGRAQLRHPVLHCTDSLTYLWV
- a CDS encoding helix-turn-helix domain-containing protein — its product is MKCVVELSEAEEKTLQQMSLNHQHRDMRIRAAGVMMLGRKIKLTEVAAQLSVSGQSVYNWARAWRESGICGLLVGHKGGRPRSLSEAMIATAIEAASAELMTLRQIAQRVEEAHGVPFPCRLDTLSTALKRAGFSYKRGRYSLKKSVTPRSSP
- a CDS encoding GH25 family lysozyme, giving the protein MKWIVLLLLSVTSVIPLSARAYICENGAEVKNENYCQFITYGPEKTIIDDRFVWAMSPAPGDHIRSIALVVGIGKYPHFNGDSISKAVENDIDNLTKFLKEDQGFDEIIVLKNEDVTQENLNYFLDEYVPNQGKKYRGFARFLMTYSGHGLHLPNALPHNTKQQGGRKTSRVPISPKRLETPRAALLLSNAESELDTLHSYPLENLKRQLVAISPDYFHVLALINTCYGGAIYGWDQGAIDDNTMRGRGAFAMTAGSNDMQAATLGKENDGSIFFDSIIHSVKMGSADPTALRIAIDGKTVQRGGFVRLGALATSVSTDYEDINSQNIVTTTGVLQLAGPWVGSMEPAGVNARGGFFFLTPFFLSNGLAAPILPPVPSSSVPNHPEIQVFAAPEQYPIRGVDVSAHQEIEDWNFLAKQYRFVYLRGNSWHGPDPVFAKRWEYLRQMGIDRGLYVVFDYCSSALHQMQYLSALEAIDEEALPTVIDLEEPSINESPQQLECLHKSGVSATRKAVLEMAKILNKKFNKTPMIYGSQPMLNAILDEHFSPYMIWLSTLKKASLPGDDNLGLYGANPWTLWQYSSREIVPGIKRPIDISVFFGDEAM
- a CDS encoding lipase/acyltransferase domain-containing protein, with protein sequence MKEYAALRKTLLSFGYREGIDYFEFPYDWRQSNYTTAKQFAEFVNNNKVLNQGEFDILAHSMGGLVAEIFSKELDQKHQAHRIINMAVPFYGSVNTFGTLTEGWGNAGNWIAGGLLSIRRFSLSIPSFYELLPRYSNCCILGRPFEKNRTPYDPIDVVKWNYLNWVPGSITTEQSRKGLANALSAAKKIRDLTLKPYPNSVIVSYLVGSSIETRAQYYAVRGASTVTEYRFRSGDGTVIEGSASAGDTTRAFVSMAQHMKIFDDNAARETLRRLLNDVESPFPKYFGPKEYNVVTNSGKTVTVKSVAFAPHPNVVVAGQQTSLELRVIGDAESEMNDLRLRASVTDDIGAESVLVYSSTLDFSLPKALVGIYKVIIKAPDRVGTLTVTFDIHGLPTLDEQLIVLPHR